In the genome of Flavobacteriales bacterium, one region contains:
- a CDS encoding T9SS type A sorting domain-containing protein, with protein MMKKMLSLALLLTASSLYAQIEVPQVQKSLYTPLEATWCGYCGKNGIPTTAAIYQEVKVKAIFMDLQPSSTSALYASKAKAISNQINPTGYPSVAINAKLKGVLHPGIKNQLVAEINANYSANSAEVNAGFQWYRTEDSLIVYTNTKYFQAQNGDFYTGVYLTQDSIWEYQANYDANIPNGNIYHNHILREVLSKSSFGIPSGTGAIASGTEHIQRHAIKWKSTWKEEHIHLNTVVWKKENNKYVFQNANNIGEKVKAPELSVESNDGVFLEIYPNPVNSTLFFPKDQENTRLTILQSDGKLVKQFEIGNQNGFQIDVSELAQGLYFIQGTDENGRKIQARFVKE; from the coding sequence ATGATGAAGAAAATGTTATCCCTTGCCCTTTTACTTACTGCAAGTAGTTTATATGCACAAATAGAAGTACCACAAGTTCAAAAATCACTTTATACTCCACTAGAAGCTACTTGGTGTGGATACTGTGGTAAGAATGGAATCCCTACTACAGCGGCTATCTATCAGGAGGTAAAAGTAAAAGCCATTTTTATGGATCTACAACCTTCTTCTACGAGTGCATTATATGCATCAAAAGCAAAAGCGATTAGTAACCAGATTAATCCAACAGGATATCCATCTGTAGCAATTAATGCGAAACTAAAAGGTGTTTTACACCCAGGAATAAAAAATCAGTTGGTGGCAGAGATAAACGCTAATTATAGTGCGAATTCTGCTGAGGTAAATGCTGGTTTTCAATGGTACAGAACAGAAGATAGTTTGATAGTTTATACAAATACAAAATATTTTCAAGCACAAAACGGAGATTTTTACACAGGGGTTTATTTAACCCAAGATAGTATTTGGGAATACCAAGCAAACTATGATGCCAATATTCCAAACGGAAATATTTACCACAATCATATTTTAAGAGAGGTGCTTTCAAAGAGTTCTTTTGGAATTCCATCAGGAACAGGAGCGATTGCTTCGGGAACAGAACATATTCAAAGGCATGCAATTAAATGGAAAAGTACTTGGAAAGAAGAACATATTCATTTGAATACAGTGGTTTGGAAAAAGGAAAATAATAAATATGTTTTTCAAAATGCCAATAATATTGGGGAAAAGGTAAAAGCACCCGAATTGAGTGTTGAATCTAACGACGGTGTGTTTTTAGAGATATATCCAAATCCTGTAAATTCCACGTTGTTTTTTCCAAAAGACCAAGAAAATACCCGTTTGACAATTCTTCAAAGTGATGGTAAGCTAGTAAAACAATTCGAAATTGGAAATCAAAACGGATTTCAGATAGACGTTTCGGAACTTGCCCAAGGATTATACTTTATTCAAGGAACAGATGAGAACGGTAGAAAAATACAAGCACGCTTTGTGAAAGAATAG
- a CDS encoding NAD(P)/FAD-dependent oxidoreductase, with translation MQKKIAIIGGGAAGFFASFSVKKHHPNAEVVIFEKTARLLSKVKVSGGGRCNVTNGCRDIPELIKAYPRGSRLLRNLFYQFSTGDTWDWFEERGVKLVLQEDQCVFPASQDSQTIIDCFLEETRINEIQIRTKTGVDSIDRNEDDSFCINKNHQEKFSHIIIATGGFPKARNYEWIKNLGEKIELPRPSLFTFNMPNESIKELMGIVVENALTKVEGGKWLGDGPLLITHWGMSGPAILKLSAYAARELADKEYQFTTRINWVNIPDFELVKQQLYYTQQQHPNKKIDNQKSFPLSSRLWTFLLKRAEISPERAWKELGSKSINKLTEILTNDGYQVSGKTTFKEEFVTAGGVSLKNIKPKTLESKNNSNIYFAGEVLDVDGITGGYNFQAAWTTGFVAGKLG, from the coding sequence ATGCAAAAAAAAATAGCCATAATAGGTGGAGGAGCTGCAGGGTTTTTCGCTTCTTTTTCCGTTAAAAAACATCATCCGAATGCTGAGGTAGTCATTTTTGAAAAAACTGCTCGTTTACTTTCAAAAGTAAAAGTATCTGGAGGAGGAAGATGCAATGTTACTAATGGCTGTAGAGATATTCCAGAACTTATCAAGGCTTACCCAAGAGGAAGTCGTTTATTGAGAAATCTTTTCTATCAATTTTCTACGGGCGATACCTGGGATTGGTTTGAAGAGCGTGGCGTGAAACTGGTTTTGCAAGAGGATCAATGTGTTTTTCCTGCATCTCAAGATTCTCAAACGATAATTGATTGTTTTCTGGAAGAGACAAGAATCAATGAGATTCAAATAAGAACTAAAACTGGGGTAGATTCCATTGATAGAAATGAAGACGATTCTTTTTGTATCAATAAGAATCATCAGGAAAAATTTAGCCATATTATTATTGCAACGGGTGGTTTTCCGAAAGCAAGAAACTATGAATGGATCAAAAACCTTGGGGAAAAGATAGAATTACCACGTCCTTCCTTGTTTACATTTAATATGCCCAATGAATCCATCAAAGAACTGATGGGAATCGTGGTGGAAAACGCCCTAACGAAAGTTGAGGGAGGAAAATGGCTTGGCGATGGTCCTTTACTTATCACGCATTGGGGAATGAGTGGTCCTGCCATTTTAAAACTATCTGCTTATGCTGCCAGAGAATTGGCGGACAAGGAATATCAGTTTACTACGAGGATCAACTGGGTAAATATACCCGATTTTGAACTTGTAAAACAACAACTATATTACACTCAGCAACAGCATCCCAATAAAAAAATTGATAATCAAAAGAGCTTTCCGCTTTCTAGTCGTTTATGGACTTTTTTATTAAAAAGAGCTGAAATATCTCCCGAAAGAGCTTGGAAAGAATTGGGTAGTAAAAGCATTAATAAACTAACAGAAATTCTTACCAACGATGGGTATCAAGTATCTGGAAAAACAACTTTTAAGGAAGAATTCGTTACCGCAGGGGGCGTTTCTCTCAAAAACATTAAACCCAAAACTTTAGAGAGTAAAAATAATAGCAATATCTATTTTGCAGGAGAAGTTTTGGATGTCGATGGAATTACGGGTGGCTATAATTTTCAAGCAGCCTGGACCACGGGCTTTGTCGCTGGGAAATTGGGGTGA
- a CDS encoding tetratricopeptide repeat protein: MRIIFFHIAFLVTFFVTGKNSLDSIKTNIRNQISQATNDYDRAKHTYNLGVEYYYSNGDSALYFFDRAQHLLNSIDSATKFHITLAQGKASLFRDFAKYSAADSLYNYSIEYAKNNNFEPIYHEVLARTSIITMPNKTLKERIDSIPLLEGLCDLLDSNNTKHQSLKIATLTDIAVLFANSGQFKKAIPYFKRIYNFRKRYYIAKDVVKIDSYLNSLNNLGLAYELIGQLDSAIHYYKEGLFLSENSAGQKSISRLYGNIGSLYAKKNNFYKAIEYAKRSLEHNPNDPILLYSLLLLSYNELGMDSLAYQMADIAFSLSEENKSDKSRIARLKLNRGFLYLKNKQFDLSLKDFKEAQIVFDKIASQKNLEQVNIALFRLYLSKNDWKNVEEQFKWLDKNMKDVNNLAPLRKLDYFQALSEYYEKKNNYKVAFYYQSSLYDLKNKRDSAYHSNSLNQAFAEVEVYQKENQILKLQNQHQNQKLELNALQDEQKIILFSAILLLLLFFTAGILLFQRKKIRIKEDQIHQTEIIQKEIGLELHDQVAGKLLGLAFDIEKHNPQLGKKVLLTSRYVAKLSHDLDYKPEKYGNLTDDLEDILTTFEVQGLTYKISPEEIKLDKKSKIHIVRIVQELLSNNLKHSKADQTIFNIIATDDLITIEYKDNGIGFHEDDKKNGLFNIYNRVEIMKGSIKFPKVEKGIFIRIEIPLA, encoded by the coding sequence ATGAGAATTATATTTTTTCACATCGCCTTCTTAGTTACTTTTTTCGTAACAGGAAAAAATTCTTTGGATAGTATAAAGACTAATATACGAAACCAGATATCTCAAGCAACCAATGACTACGATAGGGCTAAGCATACCTACAACCTTGGTGTAGAGTACTATTACTCAAATGGAGATAGTGCACTATATTTTTTTGATAGGGCTCAGCATCTTTTGAATTCTATAGACTCAGCTACTAAGTTTCACATTACTTTAGCTCAAGGAAAGGCGAGTTTGTTCAGGGACTTTGCTAAATACTCTGCCGCAGATAGTTTGTATAATTATAGTATTGAATACGCTAAAAACAACAATTTTGAACCAATATATCATGAAGTCTTAGCGCGGACCTCAATTATCACAATGCCGAATAAAACACTAAAAGAGCGTATAGATTCAATTCCTTTATTAGAAGGTTTATGTGATTTGTTGGATTCTAATAATACCAAGCATCAAAGTTTAAAAATTGCTACTCTAACCGATATTGCTGTACTATTTGCTAACTCTGGGCAGTTTAAAAAAGCAATTCCCTATTTTAAACGAATTTATAATTTTAGAAAACGTTATTATATAGCAAAGGATGTTGTTAAAATAGATTCTTATTTAAATTCACTTAATAATTTGGGCTTAGCTTATGAATTGATTGGTCAGCTTGACTCTGCAATTCATTACTATAAAGAGGGTTTGTTTCTAAGTGAGAATTCAGCAGGGCAAAAATCAATTAGTAGATTGTACGGTAATATAGGTTCTCTTTATGCAAAGAAAAATAATTTTTATAAAGCAATTGAATATGCTAAAAGAAGTCTAGAACACAATCCGAATGATCCTATTTTGCTTTATTCCTTACTACTCTTATCCTATAATGAATTAGGTATGGATAGTCTGGCGTATCAAATGGCAGATATCGCATTTTCATTGAGTGAGGAGAATAAAAGTGATAAAAGCAGAATCGCAAGATTGAAGCTAAATAGAGGTTTTCTATACCTTAAAAATAAACAGTTTGATCTGTCACTTAAAGATTTCAAAGAGGCTCAAATAGTTTTTGATAAAATAGCTTCTCAAAAAAATTTGGAACAAGTGAATATAGCACTATTTAGATTATACCTATCAAAAAATGACTGGAAGAACGTAGAAGAACAATTCAAATGGCTAGATAAGAACATGAAGGATGTTAATAATCTAGCCCCTTTAAGAAAATTAGATTACTTCCAAGCCTTGTCTGAATATTATGAAAAGAAGAATAATTACAAAGTTGCTTTTTATTATCAATCCTCCCTTTATGATTTAAAAAACAAAAGAGACTCAGCCTATCATTCAAATAGTCTGAACCAAGCATTTGCTGAAGTCGAGGTTTATCAAAAAGAAAATCAAATTTTAAAACTTCAAAACCAACATCAAAACCAAAAGTTGGAATTAAACGCACTTCAAGATGAGCAAAAAATAATACTATTCTCTGCCATTCTTTTGTTGCTTTTATTTTTTACTGCTGGTATTTTATTATTTCAAAGAAAAAAAATAAGAATCAAAGAAGATCAAATTCACCAAACAGAAATTATACAAAAAGAAATCGGACTCGAACTTCATGACCAGGTAGCGGGAAAATTATTGGGATTAGCTTTTGATATTGAAAAACATAATCCTCAGTTAGGAAAAAAGGTGTTGCTTACAAGTAGATATGTCGCAAAACTCTCTCATGACTTAGACTATAAGCCTGAAAAATATGGAAATCTCACCGATGATTTAGAAGATATTCTAACCACTTTTGAAGTTCAAGGTTTGACTTATAAAATTTCTCCTGAAGAAATAAAATTAGATAAAAAATCAAAAATTCATATTGTAAGAATTGTGCAAGAATTATTATCAAATAATCTGAAGCACTCAAAAGCGGATCAGACCATTTTTAACATTATTGCAACAGATGATTTAATTACAATCGAGTATAAGGATAACGGAATTGGGTTTCATGAAGATGATAAGAAAAACGGATTGTTCAATATTTACAACCGAGTGGAAATAATGAAAGGTAGTATCAAGTTTCCAAAAGTCGAAAAGGGAATTTTTATTCGTATAGAAATACCTTTGGCTTAA
- a CDS encoding response regulator transcription factor, translated as MMLNILVVDDHEDIRIGVEYRLKSALEESFNYFAAKCKRSMISKLHQVNFDLVICDLQLSQGEFIDHMGFDLATKIKKIHPNCKVIAYSSFIGKNIIKKCIKSGFDLYLPKSVGIDEFSEALETVLKKNIEKKDFFRFLNDISLSEVDSQFGNSIVLLDLLSSREIQLLDIMSGLESLDTVILADKMSISIDTINTHIRNIRKKLKLNNRQELFYFAKNINL; from the coding sequence ATGATGCTTAATATTCTTGTCGTGGATGATCACGAAGATATCCGTATTGGTGTTGAATACAGATTAAAATCAGCTTTGGAGGAGAGCTTTAATTATTTTGCAGCAAAATGTAAAAGGTCGATGATTTCCAAATTGCACCAAGTCAATTTTGATTTAGTAATTTGTGATTTACAATTATCTCAAGGTGAATTTATTGACCATATGGGTTTTGATTTAGCAACAAAGATAAAAAAAATCCATCCCAATTGTAAAGTGATAGCCTATTCTTCTTTTATAGGCAAAAATATTATTAAAAAATGCATCAAGTCTGGTTTTGATTTGTATTTACCAAAGAGTGTAGGAATTGATGAATTTAGCGAAGCTTTAGAAACTGTACTTAAAAAGAATATTGAGAAGAAAGATTTTTTTAGGTTCTTGAACGATATTAGTTTATCAGAAGTTGACTCTCAGTTTGGAAACTCTATTGTTCTGTTAGATTTATTATCCTCTAGAGAGATTCAATTATTAGATATAATGAGTGGCTTAGAATCCTTGGACACAGTTATTCTTGCGGATAAAATGTCTATTAGCATAGATACTATAAATACCCATATAAGAAATATCCGAAAAAAATTAAAGTTGAATAATAGACAAGAACTTTTTTATTTCGCAAAAAATATCAATCTATAA
- a CDS encoding DUF6175 family protein: protein MKQYKLKLTIILTLIYLIGFAQSQGEINKPKFLIMPGGSGKNLLEEMKKPINKILYSTLSEFFISNYQITPESYATNTQEFNKNNLTRSTDDVLNIEYTDRNNNLSELILNNSRADFYIKYEVMEIRSSNRIKVHLSLTGISIRGRSEIASVSTSEYDAAEQFYSPGIEISLAKYQLEELIEKNDRSFVEQLFHYFDTEQKEGTPIPVSVHFTKDAEYNGYSTVDDEGNTITDILDEFFEVVAKKGIYSDPSTSSRAILFSNVNLPLRKPNGMPFKRSRDFIRPLRKMLNKKLKCGGCVTVKTENNSQIGIIISKSKN from the coding sequence ATGAAACAATACAAGCTAAAGCTCACCATAATATTAACTCTTATTTATCTGATAGGATTTGCTCAGTCTCAAGGGGAAATCAATAAACCTAAATTCCTCATTATGCCAGGGGGAAGTGGAAAGAATTTATTGGAAGAAATGAAAAAGCCTATTAATAAAATCTTATACTCTACTCTCTCAGAATTTTTCATTAGCAACTATCAAATAACACCTGAAAGTTATGCAACCAACACTCAAGAATTCAATAAAAACAATCTTACCAGATCCACTGACGATGTTCTTAATATAGAATACACGGATAGAAATAATAATTTGAGTGAATTAATTCTCAATAATTCTCGAGCGGATTTTTATATTAAGTACGAAGTAATGGAGATTAGAAGCTCTAATCGGATAAAAGTTCATTTATCACTTACTGGAATATCAATAAGAGGTAGAAGTGAAATAGCTTCAGTTTCTACAAGCGAATATGATGCTGCAGAACAGTTTTATTCACCAGGAATTGAGATTAGTCTAGCTAAATATCAATTAGAAGAACTAATTGAAAAAAACGATCGGTCATTTGTAGAGCAACTATTTCATTATTTTGACACAGAGCAGAAAGAAGGAACTCCAATACCTGTTAGTGTACATTTTACCAAAGATGCGGAATATAATGGATATTCAACTGTAGATGATGAAGGAAATACAATTACTGATATTTTGGATGAATTCTTCGAGGTAGTTGCCAAAAAAGGAATTTATTCAGATCCTTCCACTTCTTCAAGAGCAATTCTTTTTAGCAATGTAAATCTTCCCCTCCGTAAACCAAATGGAATGCCTTTTAAGAGAAGTAGAGATTTTATTAGACCACTTAGAAAGATGCTAAACAAAAAACTGAAATGCGGAGGTTGTGTCACCGTCAAAACAGAAAACAATTCTCAAATTGGAATTATAATCAGCAAATCGAAAAATTAG
- a CDS encoding CsgG/HfaB family protein: MKKILLVLGVILISLSSDAQTVKKKIGIISFKYVNAAVNVKDVSAIREKVTNSFVKTKRFDVLDLTTMDNVEQEKIRQMGAGIDLKTKADKSNNKLMGANYIIMGKIVSAEATKMSSKDSKGNEKITYKAKLAVSLKAIDVATGKIIASETLAPKAGSGLLGAIGFGHGTEREAIKKAIDDIESEIDKFVTKYFPAEFEIAEIIESKRGKARAILIVGGSEFGLQKGDKLYVYELVQTQIRGKKLTRKKKISEVKISSVEDENFSNCKVTKGGDALLTKFEKGAKLLAITNTK, translated from the coding sequence ATGAAAAAAATTCTATTAGTATTAGGTGTCATATTGATTAGTCTTTCCTCAGATGCACAGACAGTCAAAAAGAAAATTGGAATAATTTCTTTCAAGTACGTTAACGCAGCAGTAAATGTAAAAGATGTTTCAGCGATTCGTGAAAAAGTAACTAATTCATTCGTTAAAACCAAGAGATTTGATGTTCTAGACTTGACCACAATGGATAATGTTGAGCAAGAAAAGATTAGGCAAATGGGCGCTGGTATCGACTTGAAAACTAAGGCAGATAAATCCAATAATAAGCTCATGGGAGCAAATTATATTATTATGGGAAAGATAGTTTCTGCTGAAGCTACCAAAATGAGTTCGAAAGACTCAAAGGGTAATGAAAAAATTACTTATAAAGCCAAGTTAGCTGTTAGTTTAAAAGCGATAGATGTCGCAACAGGTAAGATTATCGCTTCAGAAACATTAGCGCCAAAAGCAGGCTCTGGTCTTTTAGGTGCAATCGGATTTGGACACGGAACAGAAAGAGAAGCAATAAAGAAAGCTATTGATGACATCGAGTCTGAAATAGACAAGTTTGTAACGAAGTATTTCCCAGCTGAATTTGAAATTGCCGAAATTATTGAGAGCAAACGTGGAAAAGCGAGAGCCATATTAATCGTTGGGGGTAGTGAATTTGGATTGCAAAAAGGAGATAAACTATATGTTTATGAATTAGTACAAACTCAAATAAGAGGGAAAAAACTTACAAGAAAAAAGAAGATATCGGAAGTAAAAATATCTAGTGTTGAAGATGAGAACTTCTCAAATTGTAAGGTTACCAAAGGTGGTGATGCTCTTCTCACTAAATTTGAAAAAGGGGCAAAACTGTTAGCCATTACTAATACCAAATGA
- the odhB gene encoding 2-oxoglutarate dehydrogenase complex dihydrolipoyllysine-residue succinyltransferase: MIVEINVPSPGESITEVEIANWLVSDGDVVEKDQELCEIDSDKATLTVNAEEAGKIKILAEDGEEVAVGSVICTIDTSAAGEAPSAPKEDKKEDTTAKPNPEPLAQKQNYATGTPSPAAKKLMAEKNLNANDIIGTGKDGRITKADVEDAKVAMGDGPGNRGQKRKKMSSLRRKVAERLVAVKSETAMLTTFNEVDMKPIMDLRKVYKEEFKTKHGVGLGFMSFFTKAVTRALEMYPAVNSMIDGKEMVSFEFCDISIAVSSPKGLMVPVIRNAEELDFAGVESEVKRLAIKARDGKIELSDMTGGTFTITNGGVFGSMLSTPIINPPQSAILGMHNIVERPVVQNGEIVIRPIMYVALSYDHRIIDGKESVGFLVAVKEALENPVEILLGGEENLKANLGL, translated from the coding sequence ATGATCGTAGAAATAAATGTACCAAGTCCAGGTGAATCCATCACCGAAGTAGAAATCGCAAACTGGCTTGTGTCAGATGGCGATGTGGTTGAAAAAGACCAAGAATTATGCGAAATTGATTCGGATAAAGCTACCCTGACCGTAAATGCCGAAGAAGCAGGAAAAATAAAAATCCTTGCCGAAGACGGAGAAGAAGTAGCCGTAGGATCTGTTATTTGTACCATAGATACAAGTGCCGCTGGAGAAGCTCCTTCAGCACCTAAAGAAGATAAAAAAGAAGATACTACTGCAAAACCGAACCCAGAACCCCTAGCCCAAAAGCAAAACTACGCCACAGGAACCCCTTCCCCTGCAGCCAAAAAACTCATGGCAGAGAAAAACCTCAACGCCAATGACATCATCGGAACAGGAAAAGACGGAAGAATCACCAAAGCCGACGTAGAAGATGCAAAAGTAGCCATGGGAGACGGACCAGGAAACAGAGGTCAGAAACGCAAAAAAATGTCTTCACTAAGAAGAAAAGTAGCCGAGAGATTGGTAGCCGTAAAATCGGAAACAGCCATGCTTACTACTTTCAACGAAGTGGACATGAAACCCATCATGGACCTAAGAAAGGTATATAAAGAAGAATTCAAAACCAAGCACGGAGTAGGTCTAGGATTTATGTCATTCTTCACCAAAGCCGTAACACGCGCATTGGAAATGTACCCAGCCGTAAACTCTATGATAGACGGAAAAGAAATGGTAAGTTTCGAGTTCTGTGATATCTCTATCGCCGTAAGTTCACCAAAAGGATTGATGGTTCCCGTAATCAGAAATGCCGAAGAACTGGACTTTGCCGGAGTAGAATCTGAAGTAAAAAGATTGGCAATAAAAGCCCGTGACGGAAAAATAGAGCTTAGCGATATGACCGGAGGAACTTTCACCATCACAAACGGTGGAGTATTCGGATCTATGCTATCTACACCGATCATCAATCCACCACAATCTGCCATCTTAGGGATGCACAATATCGTAGAACGCCCAGTGGTACAAAACGGAGAAATTGTTATCCGCCCTATCATGTATGTAGCCCTTAGCTACGATCACAGAATCATAGACGGAAAAGAATCTGTAGGTTTCCTAGTAGCAGTAAAAGAAGCCCTAGAAAACCCAGTAGAAATCCTCCTAGGTGGAGAAGAAAACCTAAAAGCTAATTTGGGACTCTAA
- a CDS encoding 2-oxoglutarate dehydrogenase E1 component, with protein sequence MDKFSFLGSIHGAFVEDIYQQYLEDPDSVMPTWRSFFQGYHFAHESYSGDEIPEGFHKEFKVINLINGYRERGHLFTETNPVRQRRAYSPSLDIQNFGLSAEDLDQEFQAGSEIGIGSASLREIIIHLEEVYCSHIGIEFMHIHNVEEVQWIKNRIHQNDNKTIFAPEQKKHMLKKLNEAVAFESFLHTKYVGQKRFSLEGGETAIPAIDAAVEHGADFGIKEFVFGMAHRGRLNVLANIFRKSYSDVFKEFEGKGYIDEEFDGDVKYHLGYTREMATDRGKEVKMSLCPNPSHLETVDAVVGGIAKAKIDHEYGKDANAVMPILIHGDAAIAGQGIVYEVVQMAQLEPYHVGGTLHLVINNQIGFTTNYLDARSSIYCTDIAKTTMCPVFHINGDDVEAVVHAMEIAIEYRQKFNKDVFIDLLCYRKYGHNEGDEPRFTQPNLYKLISKHPNPREIYNEKLMGQGVVEKQIVKEMEKEFKTLLSQDLDEAKSAETQDITPFLEEEWKEMRRGKFSDFHESPKTGIALETLKEVAQKIYTLPEDANVYKKAVRLMGDRQKMVEETNKLDWGMAELLAYGTLLHEGESVRLTGQDVERGTFSHRHAVLRTENSERRVRILEKLQNNSQVCIHNSLLSEYGVLGFEYGYAMARPHTLTIWEAQFGDFSNGAQILIDQYLSAAEDKWKIQNGLVMLLPHGYEGQGAEHSSARMERYLQLCAQLNMQVANPTTPAQMFHLLRRQQYRRFRKPLIVFTPKSLLRHPQCISTLEDLSTGKFHEIIDDNQVHPSQVNKVVFCSGKIYYELLAKKVELGREDVALIRLEQLYPLPIRAINKIITRYSKANTLIWAQEEPENMGAWTHILRHLRHFPFEVIARSSSATPASGSSKRAKRRQEEIIDNVFDFKTRF encoded by the coding sequence ATGGACAAGTTTTCCTTTTTAGGAAGTATTCACGGAGCCTTTGTTGAAGACATCTATCAACAGTATCTGGAAGACCCAGACTCTGTTATGCCTACATGGCGGTCCTTCTTCCAAGGGTATCATTTTGCCCACGAAAGCTATTCTGGAGATGAAATTCCAGAAGGATTTCATAAGGAATTTAAGGTAATCAATCTTATCAACGGTTACCGAGAAAGAGGACACCTCTTTACCGAAACAAACCCCGTAAGACAAAGAAGAGCCTATTCCCCTAGTTTGGATATTCAAAACTTTGGACTGAGTGCCGAAGATTTGGATCAAGAATTTCAAGCAGGATCTGAAATAGGAATCGGATCAGCTAGCCTGAGAGAGATTATCATACACCTAGAAGAAGTGTATTGTAGTCATATCGGGATAGAGTTCATGCACATCCACAATGTAGAAGAAGTGCAATGGATTAAGAACCGTATTCACCAAAATGACAATAAAACCATTTTTGCCCCCGAGCAAAAAAAACATATGCTTAAAAAACTGAATGAAGCCGTAGCTTTTGAAAGTTTTTTGCATACCAAATATGTAGGTCAAAAACGTTTTTCGCTAGAAGGTGGAGAAACCGCCATACCTGCCATTGATGCTGCCGTAGAACACGGTGCCGATTTTGGAATCAAAGAATTTGTTTTCGGAATGGCTCACCGTGGAAGGTTAAATGTCTTGGCTAATATCTTTAGAAAATCCTATTCAGATGTCTTTAAAGAATTTGAAGGAAAAGGATATATCGATGAAGAATTTGACGGAGATGTAAAATATCACCTCGGATACACACGAGAAATGGCAACAGACAGAGGGAAAGAAGTAAAAATGAGCCTCTGCCCAAACCCTTCTCACCTAGAAACAGTGGACGCTGTAGTAGGAGGAATTGCCAAAGCAAAAATAGACCACGAGTACGGAAAAGATGCCAATGCCGTTATGCCGATCCTTATTCATGGAGATGCAGCCATTGCAGGACAAGGGATTGTTTATGAAGTGGTACAAATGGCTCAGCTAGAACCTTATCACGTTGGAGGAACTCTTCATTTAGTAATCAATAACCAAATAGGGTTTACCACCAACTACCTCGATGCCCGATCAAGCATTTACTGTACTGATATTGCCAAAACAACCATGTGTCCTGTTTTCCATATCAATGGAGACGACGTAGAAGCCGTGGTTCATGCAATGGAAATAGCCATTGAATATCGTCAGAAATTTAATAAAGATGTGTTTATCGATCTATTGTGCTACCGAAAATACGGTCACAACGAAGGAGACGAACCGAGATTTACGCAACCAAATCTTTATAAACTGATCTCAAAACACCCGAACCCAAGAGAAATATATAACGAAAAACTCATGGGACAAGGTGTGGTAGAAAAACAAATCGTAAAGGAAATGGAAAAAGAGTTTAAAACACTCCTTAGCCAAGACCTAGACGAAGCAAAATCTGCCGAAACACAAGATATCACACCATTTTTGGAAGAAGAATGGAAAGAAATGAGAAGAGGAAAATTCTCAGACTTCCACGAATCTCCAAAAACAGGTATAGCACTAGAAACGCTTAAAGAAGTTGCCCAAAAAATATATACCCTTCCAGAAGACGCCAATGTGTACAAAAAAGCCGTAAGGCTTATGGGAGACCGCCAAAAAATGGTGGAAGAGACCAACAAACTGGATTGGGGAATGGCAGAACTTCTTGCCTATGGAACTTTGCTACACGAAGGAGAATCTGTAAGACTCACAGGACAAGACGTAGAAAGAGGAACTTTTTCTCACCGTCATGCCGTATTGAGAACAGAAAACTCAGAAAGACGTGTACGCATCCTAGAAAAGCTTCAAAACAACTCACAAGTATGTATTCACAACTCACTATTGAGCGAATACGGAGTACTCGGTTTTGAATACGGATACGCAATGGCACGTCCGCATACCCTCACTATTTGGGAAGCCCAGTTTGGAGATTTCTCAAACGGAGCACAAATCCTTATTGACCAATATCTTTCTGCCGCAGAAGATAAATGGAAAATACAAAACGGACTTGTAATGCTTCTTCCTCACGGATATGAAGGTCAAGGAGCCGAGCACTCATCAGCAAGAATGGAAAGATATCTCCAGCTTTGTGCCCAGCTCAATATGCAAGTTGCCAATCCTACCACACCTGCACAAATGTTTCACCTATTGAGACGCCAGCAGTACCGTAGGTTCAGAAAACCATTGATTGTATTCACTCCGAAGAGTTTATTGAGACATCCACAGTGTATTTCAACATTGGAAGACCTTTCTACAGGAAAATTCCACGAAATCATTGACGACAATCAAGTACACCCATCACAGGTAAACAAAGTGGTTTTCTGTAGTGGAAAAATCTATTATGAATTGCTTGCCAAAAAAGTAGAACTCGGAAGAGAAGACGTGGCATTGATTAGGCTAGAACAACTTTATCCATTGCCTATTCGAGCCATTAACAAAATAATTACCAGATACAGCAAAGCCAACACCCTAATTTGGGCTCAAGAAGAACCTGAAAACATGGGAGCTTGGACGCATATATTGAGACATCTACGTCATTTCCCATTCGAAGTGATTGCCAGAAGCTCAAGTGCTACCCCAGCTAGTGGATCTAGCAAAAGAGCCAAGAGACGTCAAGAAGAAATAATTGACAATGTATTTGATTTTAAAACAAGATTTTAA